Proteins encoded in a region of the Streptomyces sp. NBC_00310 genome:
- a CDS encoding alpha/beta fold hydrolase gives MDLRLTGPRLRGALRRRPRRTIAAAAAVVVLAGAGTWTATASDEAAPVTRTDQVMDTAEGVRIDTSYFTSPGDGRRPAVMLGHGFGGSKNDVRRQAEDLARDGYAVLTWSARGFGESTGKIGLNDPKGEVADVTQLIDWLAKRPEVELDKKGDPRLGVAGASYGGAISLLAAGYDDRVDAIAPAITYWNLSDALFPNGVFKKLWAGLFVNTGGGCEKFETRLCEMYQRVAESGQPDAEAVKLLDERSPEAVGDRIKVPTLLMQGQTDSLFPLGQADAAAKAIKANGAPVEVDWISGGHDGGDMETSRVQSRVNGWFDRYLKDDKSADTGSAFRVTRTLGTGSGDGEPRLSGTTDDTYPGLEGDPTSIALAGREQSFENPAGANPPAVSALPGLGAGGGLAQLSSLGLSISLDFPGQFAAFQSKPVTDDLQITGSPTATVHVKSTSEDAVLFAKVYDVGPDGRSQVLPSQLVEPLRVEGARSGKDVKLTLPAIDHELDDGHRLRLVLASTDLGYASPATPATYTVSLKGDLEVPTPLGRADRTDVLPAWVWYLPIAGAVIAAVLLVTGRRRIVTPAPDPALAEVPLQITDLSKKYKNGDRYSVRDLSLRVEKGQVLGLLGPNGAGKTTTLRMLMGLIQPDGGQIRVFGHAIVPGAPVLSRVGAFVEGAGFLPHLSGRENLELYWAATGRPAEDAHMDEALEIAGLGDALARAVRTYSQGMRQRLAIAQAMLGLPDLLILDEPTNGLDPPQIREMREVMIRYAAAGRTVIVSSHLLAEVEQTCTHLVVMDHGKLVQAGPVSEIVGSGDTLLVGTSEPVDEPVVEKITALPGVDSAVRTDDGLVVRLDADGSAQRLVAELVRLEVPVSSVGPHRRLEDAFLTLIGESA, from the coding sequence ATGGATCTTCGACTGACCGGACCGCGACTGCGCGGGGCGCTGCGGCGGAGGCCGCGGCGGACCATCGCCGCCGCGGCCGCCGTCGTCGTGCTCGCCGGCGCGGGCACCTGGACGGCCACCGCCTCGGACGAAGCGGCGCCGGTGACCCGCACCGACCAGGTCATGGACACGGCCGAGGGCGTACGCATCGACACCTCGTACTTCACCTCCCCAGGAGACGGCCGCCGTCCGGCCGTCATGCTCGGGCACGGCTTCGGCGGCAGCAAGAACGACGTCCGGCGGCAGGCCGAGGACCTCGCCCGCGACGGCTACGCGGTGCTGACCTGGTCGGCGCGCGGCTTCGGCGAGTCCACCGGCAAGATCGGGCTCAACGACCCGAAGGGCGAGGTCGCCGACGTCACCCAACTCATCGACTGGCTCGCGAAGCGGCCCGAGGTCGAGCTCGACAAGAAGGGCGACCCGCGTCTGGGCGTCGCCGGCGCCTCGTACGGCGGGGCGATCTCGCTGCTGGCCGCCGGGTACGACGACCGGGTCGACGCGATCGCGCCCGCGATCACGTACTGGAACCTGTCGGACGCCCTCTTCCCGAACGGTGTCTTCAAGAAGCTGTGGGCCGGCCTGTTCGTCAACACGGGCGGCGGCTGCGAGAAGTTCGAGACGCGGCTCTGCGAGATGTACCAGCGGGTCGCCGAGTCGGGGCAGCCCGACGCGGAGGCCGTGAAGCTCCTGGACGAGCGCAGCCCCGAGGCCGTCGGCGACCGCATCAAGGTGCCCACGCTGCTGATGCAGGGCCAGACCGACTCGCTCTTCCCGCTCGGCCAGGCCGACGCCGCCGCCAAGGCGATCAAGGCGAACGGCGCGCCGGTGGAGGTCGACTGGATCTCCGGCGGCCACGACGGCGGCGACATGGAGACCTCCCGTGTCCAGTCCCGGGTGAACGGCTGGTTCGACCGCTATCTGAAGGACGACAAGAGCGCGGACACCGGCTCGGCGTTCCGCGTCACCCGCACCCTCGGCACCGGCTCCGGCGACGGCGAGCCCCGCCTGAGCGGTACGACCGACGACACCTACCCGGGCCTGGAGGGCGACCCCACCTCGATCGCCCTCGCGGGACGCGAGCAGAGCTTCGAGAACCCGGCCGGCGCCAACCCGCCCGCCGTGTCGGCCCTGCCCGGCCTCGGCGCCGGCGGCGGTCTCGCCCAGCTGTCCTCGCTCGGCCTCAGCATCTCCCTCGACTTCCCCGGCCAGTTCGCCGCGTTCCAGTCGAAGCCCGTCACGGACGACCTCCAGATCACCGGCTCGCCCACGGCCACGGTCCACGTGAAGTCGACCAGCGAGGACGCCGTCCTCTTCGCCAAGGTGTACGACGTGGGCCCGGACGGCCGTTCCCAGGTCCTGCCCTCCCAGCTGGTCGAGCCCCTCCGGGTCGAGGGCGCCAGGTCGGGCAAGGACGTGAAGCTCACCCTCCCGGCCATCGACCACGAACTCGACGACGGCCACCGCCTGCGCCTGGTCCTCGCCTCCACCGACCTCGGCTACGCCTCCCCGGCGACCCCGGCGACGTACACCGTCTCCCTCAAGGGCGACCTGGAGGTGCCCACGCCGCTCGGCCGGGCCGACCGCACGGACGTGCTGCCCGCCTGGGTCTGGTACCTGCCGATCGCCGGCGCCGTGATCGCGGCCGTCCTCCTCGTCACCGGACGCCGCCGGATCGTCACCCCGGCCCCCGACCCGGCGCTCGCCGAGGTCCCGCTCCAGATCACCGACCTGAGCAAGAAGTACAAGAACGGCGACCGCTACAGCGTCCGCGACCTCTCCCTCCGCGTCGAGAAGGGCCAGGTTCTCGGCCTGCTCGGGCCGAACGGCGCGGGCAAGACGACGACCCTGCGCATGCTGATGGGCCTGATCCAGCCGGACGGCGGCCAGATCCGCGTCTTCGGCCACGCGATCGTGCCGGGCGCCCCGGTGCTCTCCCGGGTCGGCGCCTTCGTCGAGGGCGCGGGCTTCCTCCCGCACCTGTCCGGCCGCGAGAACCTGGAGCTGTACTGGGCGGCCACCGGCCGCCCGGCCGAGGACGCCCACATGGACGAGGCGCTGGAGATCGCCGGCCTCGGCGACGCCCTGGCCCGCGCGGTCCGCACCTACTCCCAGGGCATGCGCCAGCGCCTGGCCATCGCCCAGGCCATGCTCGGCCTGCCCGACCTGCTGATACTCGACGAGCCGACGAACGGACTCGACCCGCCGCAGATCCGCGAGATGCGCGAGGTCATGATCCGGTACGCGGCGGCGGGCCGCACGGTCATCGTCTCCAGCCACCTGCTGGCGGAGGTCGAGCAGACCTGTACGCACCTGGTCGTCATGGACCACGGCAAGCTCGTCCAGGCGGGCCCCGTGAGCGAGATCGTCGGCTCGGGCGACACCCTGCTGGTCGGCACGTCCGAGCCCGTGGACGAGCCGGTCGTCGAGAAGATCACCGCGCTCCCGGGGGTCGACTCGGCCGTCCGCACCGACGACGGCCTGGTGGTCCGCCTCGACGCCGACGGCAGCGCCCAGCGCCTGGTCGCCGAACTCGTACGGCTGGAAGTACCCGTGTCGTCGGTCGGCCCGCACCGCCGCCTCGAAGACGCCTTCCTCACCCTGATCGGAGAGTCCGCATGA
- the mmsA gene encoding CoA-acylating methylmalonate-semialdehyde dehydrogenase encodes MTKIVNHWIGGKTVEGASGTFGPVTDPATGAVTTKVAFATVDEVDAAVRTAKEAFATWGQSSLAKRTEILFRFRALLDANRDAIAELITAEHGKVHSDALGEVARGLEIVDLACGINVQLKGELSTQVASRVDVASIRQPLGVVAGITPFNFPAMVPMWMFPMAIATGNTFVLKPSEKDPSASIKIAELLSEAGLPDGVFNVVHGDKVAVDRLLEHPDVKAISFVGSTPIARYIHTTASANHKRVQALGGAKNHMLVLPDADLDAAADAAVSAAYGSAGERCMAISAVVAVGAIGDELVEKIRERAEKIKIGPGNDPTSEMGPLITAVHRDKVASYVTGAAAEGAEVVLDGTGFTVEGYEDGHWIGISLLDKVPTSAKAYQDEIFGPVLTVLRVDTYDEGIALINASPFGNGTAIFTRDGGAARRFQMEVEAGMVGVNVPIPVPVGYHSFGGWKDSLFGDHHIYGNDGTHFYTRGKVVTTRWPDPADGPSAVDLGFPRNH; translated from the coding sequence ATGACGAAGATCGTCAACCACTGGATCGGCGGCAAGACCGTCGAAGGCGCGTCGGGTACGTTCGGGCCGGTCACGGACCCGGCGACCGGCGCGGTCACCACCAAGGTCGCCTTCGCGACCGTCGACGAGGTCGACGCGGCGGTACGCACCGCCAAGGAGGCCTTCGCCACCTGGGGCCAGTCCTCGCTGGCCAAGCGCACGGAGATCCTGTTCCGCTTCCGGGCGCTGCTGGACGCCAACCGCGACGCGATCGCGGAGCTGATCACCGCCGAGCACGGCAAGGTGCACTCGGACGCGCTCGGCGAGGTCGCGCGCGGCCTGGAGATCGTCGACCTGGCCTGCGGCATCAACGTCCAGCTGAAGGGCGAGCTGTCGACGCAGGTCGCCAGCCGCGTGGACGTCGCCTCGATCCGCCAGCCGCTCGGTGTCGTCGCCGGCATCACGCCGTTCAACTTCCCGGCGATGGTCCCGATGTGGATGTTCCCGATGGCCATCGCGACGGGCAACACGTTCGTGCTGAAGCCGTCCGAGAAGGACCCGTCGGCCTCCATCAAGATCGCCGAACTCCTCTCCGAGGCCGGCCTCCCCGACGGCGTCTTCAACGTCGTCCACGGCGACAAGGTGGCCGTCGACCGCCTCCTGGAGCACCCGGACGTCAAGGCGATCTCCTTCGTCGGCTCGACCCCGATCGCCCGCTACATCCACACCACGGCCTCCGCGAACCACAAGCGCGTCCAGGCCCTCGGCGGCGCCAAGAACCACATGCTGGTCCTCCCGGACGCGGACCTGGACGCGGCGGCGGACGCGGCGGTCTCGGCGGCGTACGGCTCGGCCGGCGAGCGCTGCATGGCGATCTCGGCCGTGGTGGCGGTGGGCGCGATCGGCGACGAGCTGGTGGAGAAGATCCGCGAGCGCGCCGAGAAGATCAAGATCGGCCCCGGTAACGACCCGACCTCCGAGATGGGCCCGCTGATCACGGCCGTACACCGCGACAAGGTGGCCTCGTATGTCACCGGCGCGGCGGCGGAAGGCGCCGAAGTCGTCCTGGACGGCACCGGCTTCACGGTCGAGGGCTACGAGGACGGCCACTGGATCGGCATCTCGCTGCTGGACAAGGTGCCCACGTCCGCGAAGGCGTACCAGGACGAGATCTTCGGCCCGGTGCTGACCGTGCTGCGTGTCGACACCTACGACGAGGGCATCGCCCTCATCAACGCCTCCCCGTTCGGCAACGGCACCGCGATCTTCACCCGCGACGGCGGCGCCGCCCGGCGCTTCCAGATGGAGGTCGAGGCCGGCATGGTCGGCGTCAACGTCCCGATCCCGGTCCCCGTCGGCTACCACAGCTTCGGCGGCTGGAAGGACTCCCTCTTCGGCGACCACCACATCTACGGCAACGACGGCACCCACTTCTACACCCGGGGCAAGGTCGTCACCACCCGCTGGCCCGACCCGGCCGACGGCCCCTCCGCCGTCGACCTGGGCTTCCCACGCAACCACTGA
- the iolD gene encoding 3D-(3,5/4)-trihydroxycyclohexane-1,2-dione acylhydrolase (decyclizing): protein MSTTRLTVAQALVRFLAAQYTERDGERQRLIGATWGIFGHGNVAGLGQALIEYADDMPYLQGRNEQSMVHAAVGYARQSGRLSTHAVTTSIGPGATNLVTGAALATINHLPVLLLPGDIFATRAADPVLQQLEVPYAGDISVNDCLRPVSKYFDRITRPEALIPAALQAMRVLTDPVETGAVTLALPQDVQAEAYDWPEEFFAERIWTVRRPAADGSELSAAVRAIREAGRPLIVAGGGVHHARAEEALAELADATGIPVASTQAGKGSLRHDHRQDVGGIGHTGTATANELARTADLVIGVGTRYTDFTTASGTLFAADGVRFLNLNIAPYDGHKLSGLPLIADARVGLEELTQALELHGHRVADAYVAEYTEDKQRWEHRVDACYEADEPDTRPTQAQVLGLLDEIVDESDILINAAGSLPGDLHKLWRTRSRDQYHLEYGYSCMGYEIPAAIGVRMAAPGRPVWALVGDGTYLMMPTEIVTAVQENVPIKVLLVQNHGYASIGGLSESVGGERFGTAYRHRNPDDGTFTGAPLPVDLAANAASLGMRVLRAKTIRDLRAALAEARAADTPTCVYVETQTADTVSGPPPAQAWWDVPVAETATRASAVKAREEYDRHVSTRRRHL, encoded by the coding sequence ATGAGCACGACCCGGCTTACGGTCGCCCAGGCCTTGGTCCGCTTCCTCGCCGCCCAGTACACCGAACGCGACGGCGAGCGGCAGCGGCTGATCGGCGCCACCTGGGGCATCTTCGGCCACGGCAACGTCGCCGGCCTCGGCCAGGCGCTGATCGAGTACGCCGACGACATGCCGTACCTCCAGGGCCGCAACGAGCAGTCGATGGTCCACGCGGCCGTCGGCTACGCCCGGCAGTCGGGCCGCCTCTCCACGCACGCCGTGACGACGTCGATCGGCCCCGGCGCCACCAACCTCGTCACCGGCGCCGCCCTCGCCACCATCAACCACCTCCCGGTGCTGCTCCTTCCCGGCGACATCTTCGCCACGCGGGCGGCCGACCCGGTCCTCCAGCAGCTCGAAGTGCCGTACGCGGGCGACATCAGCGTCAACGACTGCCTGCGCCCGGTGTCGAAGTACTTCGACCGGATCACCCGCCCCGAGGCCCTGATCCCGGCCGCGCTCCAGGCGATGCGCGTGCTCACCGACCCCGTCGAGACGGGCGCGGTCACCCTCGCCCTCCCGCAGGACGTGCAGGCGGAGGCGTACGACTGGCCGGAGGAGTTCTTCGCCGAGCGGATCTGGACCGTACGCCGTCCCGCGGCCGACGGCTCCGAACTGTCCGCCGCCGTACGGGCGATCCGCGAAGCCGGGCGCCCCCTGATCGTCGCCGGCGGCGGTGTCCACCACGCCCGCGCCGAGGAGGCGCTCGCCGAACTCGCCGACGCCACCGGCATTCCCGTGGCGTCCACGCAGGCCGGCAAGGGCTCGCTGCGCCACGACCACCGGCAGGACGTGGGCGGCATCGGCCACACCGGCACCGCGACCGCGAACGAACTCGCCCGCACCGCCGACCTGGTGATCGGTGTCGGCACCCGGTACACGGACTTCACCACCGCCTCCGGCACCCTCTTCGCCGCCGACGGTGTCCGCTTCCTCAATCTCAACATCGCGCCCTACGACGGCCACAAGCTCTCCGGGCTGCCGCTGATCGCCGACGCGCGCGTCGGGCTGGAGGAGCTGACCCAGGCGCTCGAACTGCACGGACACCGGGTCGCCGACGCGTACGTCGCCGAGTACACGGAGGACAAGCAGCGCTGGGAGCACCGCGTCGACGCCTGCTACGAGGCCGACGAACCGGACACCCGGCCCACCCAGGCCCAGGTCCTCGGCCTTCTCGACGAGATCGTCGACGAGTCCGACATCCTCATCAACGCGGCCGGCTCCCTCCCCGGTGACCTGCACAAACTGTGGCGCACGCGGTCCCGGGACCAGTACCACCTGGAGTACGGCTACTCCTGCATGGGATACGAGATCCCGGCCGCGATCGGCGTCCGGATGGCCGCTCCCGGGCGCCCGGTGTGGGCGCTGGTCGGCGACGGCACGTATCTGATGATGCCGACCGAGATCGTCACGGCCGTGCAGGAGAACGTCCCGATCAAGGTGCTGCTCGTGCAGAACCACGGGTACGCCTCCATCGGCGGTCTCTCGGAGTCGGTCGGCGGCGAGCGGTTCGGCACCGCCTACCGGCACCGCAACCCCGACGACGGCACGTTCACGGGCGCCCCGCTGCCCGTGGACCTCGCCGCCAACGCGGCCAGTCTCGGCATGCGCGTGCTGCGCGCCAAGACCATCCGTGACCTGCGCGCCGCCCTCGCCGAGGCGCGGGCGGCCGACACTCCCACATGTGTCTACGTCGAGACCCAAACGGCAGACACAGTGTCGGGCCCGCCCCCCGCGCAGGCCTGGTGGGATGTACCTGTGGCCGAGACCGCGACCCGCGCGTCGGCGGTCAAGGCACGCGAGGAGTACGACCGGCACGTCTCAACCCGACGCCGCCATCTGTGA
- the iolB gene encoding 5-deoxy-glucuronate isomerase, with protein MTHKTELYVPKGATANARYAVDIDPKRAGWTHSSLRIVELEPGGTHTFTTGDSEWIVLSLNGGCTVRVSGESGESGAAADAEFQILGRESVFAGVSDFVYAPRDARVQIASGAGGRFALAGAKCERLLPARYGPAPEVPVEDRGSGNCARQVRNFASADAFECDKLITVEVITPGGNWSSYPPHKHDENRPGEETELEEIYYFEIDGPHGFGYQRVSPSREGGSEVLAEVRSGDAVLVPDGWHGPSIAQPGHNMYYLNVMAGPGSERQWRICFHPDHTEGYR; from the coding sequence ATGACACACAAGACCGAGCTGTACGTACCCAAGGGCGCCACAGCGAACGCGCGGTACGCCGTCGACATCGACCCGAAGCGGGCCGGCTGGACCCACAGCAGTCTGCGGATCGTGGAGCTGGAGCCGGGCGGCACGCACACGTTCACGACCGGGGACAGCGAGTGGATCGTGCTGTCCCTCAACGGCGGTTGTACGGTGCGGGTATCGGGCGAATCCGGTGAATCGGGCGCCGCAGCGGACGCAGAGTTTCAGATCCTGGGCAGGGAGAGCGTGTTCGCCGGAGTCTCCGACTTCGTGTACGCGCCCCGTGACGCCCGGGTACAGATCGCCTCCGGCGCGGGAGGCCGCTTCGCTTTGGCAGGAGCGAAGTGCGAGCGACTACTCCCCGCCCGCTACGGCCCCGCGCCGGAGGTCCCCGTGGAAGACCGGGGCAGTGGCAACTGCGCCCGCCAGGTGCGCAACTTCGCCTCCGCCGACGCCTTCGAGTGCGACAAGCTGATCACCGTCGAGGTCATCACCCCCGGCGGCAACTGGTCCTCGTACCCGCCGCACAAGCACGACGAGAACCGGCCCGGGGAGGAGACCGAACTCGAGGAGATCTACTACTTCGAGATCGACGGTCCCCACGGCTTCGGCTACCAACGCGTCTCCCCCTCCCGCGAGGGCGGCTCCGAGGTGCTCGCCGAGGTCCGTTCCGGTGACGCGGTGCTCGTTCCCGACGGCTGGCACGGCCCGTCCATCGCGCAGCCCGGCCACAACATGTACTACCTGAACGTGATGGCCGGCCCGGGCTCCGAGCGGCAGTGGCGGATCTGCTTCCACCCCGATCACACGGAGGGGTACCGATGA
- a CDS encoding Cgl0159 family (beta/alpha)8-fold protein, with protein MNVDVSALVRTRVHHPEAIAEAAARRTRRPLIGDSGRLMIVAADHPARGALSVGDRKLAMANRADLLERLCLALSRPGVDGVLATADILDDLLLLGALDGKVVMGSMNRGGLAGASFELDDRFTGHRPEDMRRLGFDAGKLLLRVDYDDPGSLTTLESTARAVDAMAERRLPVFVEPFISRRDPATGKVRNDLSADAVTRSIAIAAGLGGSSAYTWLKVPVTENPDDMARVMETSTLPAVLLGGDVGEDQEGAYEKWRGALQLPTVQGLVVGRSLLYPADDDVTAAVDTAVGLL; from the coding sequence GTGAACGTCGACGTCTCCGCCCTCGTCCGCACCCGGGTCCACCACCCGGAGGCCATCGCCGAGGCCGCCGCCCGCCGCACCCGGCGCCCCCTGATCGGCGACTCCGGCCGGCTGATGATCGTCGCCGCCGACCACCCGGCGCGTGGCGCCCTCTCCGTCGGCGACCGCAAGCTCGCCATGGCGAACCGCGCCGACCTCCTCGAACGACTGTGCCTGGCACTGTCCCGCCCCGGTGTGGACGGTGTCCTCGCGACCGCCGACATCCTCGACGACCTGCTCCTCCTCGGCGCCCTCGACGGCAAGGTCGTCATGGGCTCGATGAACCGGGGCGGTCTCGCGGGCGCCAGCTTCGAACTGGACGACCGCTTCACCGGCCACCGCCCCGAGGACATGCGGCGCCTCGGCTTCGACGCCGGCAAGCTCCTGCTGCGCGTCGACTACGACGACCCGGGCTCCCTCACCACCCTGGAGTCCACCGCCCGTGCCGTGGACGCCATGGCCGAGCGCCGGCTCCCCGTGTTCGTCGAGCCGTTCATCAGCCGCCGCGACCCCGCCACCGGCAAGGTCAGGAACGACCTGAGCGCCGACGCGGTCACCAGGTCGATCGCCATAGCGGCCGGGCTCGGCGGCAGTTCGGCGTACACCTGGCTGAAGGTCCCCGTCACCGAGAACCCCGACGACATGGCCCGCGTGATGGAGACCTCGACGCTGCCCGCCGTACTGCTCGGCGGCGATGTCGGCGAGGACCAGGAGGGCGCGTACGAGAAGTGGCGGGGCGCGCTGCAACTCCCCACCGTGCAGGGCCTGGTGGTCGGCCGCTCGCTGCTCTACCCGGCGGACGACGACGTGACCGCCGCCGTGGACACCGCCGTAGGACTGTTGTGA
- the iolC gene encoding 5-dehydro-2-deoxygluconokinase: MAYDLITMGRIGVDLYPLQTGVPLPQVTSFGKFLGGSATNVAVAASRLGRSTAVITRTGEDPFGEYLHQALRDFGVDDRWVTPVPGLPTPVTFCEVFPPDDFPLYFYRRPKAPDLEIDAHELDLDAIAGARIFWVTGTGLSEEPSRTATLAALAHRAKAGTTVFDLDWRPMFWSDPAEARPFYEEALRHTTVAVGNLDEVEVATGIREPHAAAAALVEAGVELAVVKQGPKGVLAVHRDGTTAEVPPLPVNVLNGLGAGDAFGGSLCHGLLEGWALEKIMRHANAAGAIVASRLECSSAMPTADEIETAVAAGAVR, translated from the coding sequence ATGGCGTACGACCTCATCACCATGGGGCGGATCGGTGTGGACCTCTACCCGTTGCAGACGGGGGTCCCGCTGCCGCAGGTGACGTCCTTCGGGAAGTTCCTCGGCGGATCGGCGACGAACGTCGCGGTGGCCGCGTCCCGCCTCGGCCGCTCCACGGCCGTCATCACCCGCACGGGCGAGGACCCCTTCGGCGAGTACCTCCACCAGGCGCTGCGCGACTTCGGCGTGGACGACCGCTGGGTCACCCCGGTCCCGGGCCTGCCGACCCCCGTCACCTTCTGCGAGGTCTTCCCGCCGGACGACTTCCCGCTGTACTTCTACCGCCGCCCCAAGGCCCCGGACCTGGAGATCGACGCCCACGAGCTGGACCTCGACGCCATCGCCGGGGCCAGGATCTTCTGGGTGACCGGCACGGGCCTGAGCGAGGAGCCCAGCCGTACGGCGACGCTCGCGGCCCTCGCCCACCGGGCCAAGGCCGGTACGACGGTCTTCGACCTCGACTGGCGCCCCATGTTCTGGTCCGACCCGGCCGAGGCCCGCCCGTTCTACGAGGAGGCCCTGCGGCACACGACCGTCGCCGTCGGCAACCTGGACGAGGTCGAGGTCGCCACGGGGATCCGCGAGCCGCACGCGGCCGCCGCCGCGCTGGTGGAGGCGGGGGTCGAGCTGGCGGTGGTGAAGCAGGGGCCGAAGGGGGTGCTGGCGGTGCACCGTGACGGTACGACGGCCGAGGTGCCGCCCCTGCCGGTGAACGTCCTCAACGGGCTCGGTGCGGGAGACGCCTTCGGGGGGTCCCTGTGCCACGGCCTGCTCGAAGGCTGGGCGCTGGAAAAGATCATGCGGCACGCCAACGCGGCCGGCGCCATCGTCGCCTCCCGCCTGGAGTGCTCGTCCGCCATGCCCACGGCGGACGAGATCGAGACAGCGGTCGCGGCGGGAGCGGTCCGGTGA
- a CDS encoding sugar phosphate isomerase/epimerase family protein, with protein MTSLSPQSSLSRIRVGSAPDSWGVWFPDDPQQVPWQRFLDEVAASGYEWIELGPYGYLPTDPAILAEETAKRGLKVSAGTVFTGLHHGPDVWEKTWAHVADNAVLAQAMGAKHLVVIPSFWRDDKTGKVLEPSELTVEQWRHLTQLTERLGREVREKYGLQIVVHPHADTHIDSEENVVRFLDGTDSSVVSLCLDTGHYAYCGGDSVKLIETYGERIGYLHLKQVDPEILADVRANEIPFGPAVAKGVMCEPPKGVPELGPVLAAAAKLDIDLFAIVEQDMYPCAPDTPLPIAQRTRAFLRSCGA; from the coding sequence ATGACGTCGTTGTCACCTCAGTCCTCACTCTCGCGCATCCGAGTCGGCTCGGCGCCCGACTCCTGGGGCGTCTGGTTCCCCGACGACCCCCAGCAGGTCCCCTGGCAGCGCTTCCTCGACGAGGTCGCCGCTTCCGGCTACGAGTGGATCGAGCTGGGCCCGTACGGCTATCTGCCGACCGACCCGGCGATCCTCGCCGAGGAGACGGCGAAACGCGGCCTGAAAGTGTCGGCCGGCACGGTCTTCACCGGGCTGCACCACGGTCCGGACGTCTGGGAGAAGACCTGGGCGCACGTGGCCGACAACGCGGTCCTGGCGCAGGCCATGGGCGCCAAGCACCTCGTCGTCATCCCGTCCTTCTGGCGGGACGACAAGACGGGCAAGGTGCTGGAGCCCAGCGAGCTGACCGTCGAACAGTGGCGGCACCTCACCCAGCTGACCGAGCGCCTCGGGCGGGAGGTGCGGGAGAAGTACGGCCTCCAGATCGTCGTCCACCCGCACGCCGACACCCACATCGACAGCGAGGAGAACGTCGTCCGCTTCCTGGACGGCACCGACTCCTCGGTGGTGTCGCTGTGCCTCGACACCGGGCACTACGCCTACTGCGGCGGCGACAGCGTCAAGCTGATCGAGACGTACGGCGAGCGCATCGGGTATCTGCACCTCAAGCAGGTCGACCCCGAGATCCTGGCCGACGTCCGCGCCAACGAGATCCCGTTCGGGCCGGCCGTGGCCAAGGGCGTGATGTGCGAGCCGCCGAAGGGTGTGCCCGAGCTGGGGCCGGTGCTGGCCGCTGCCGCGAAGCTCGACATCGATTTGTTCGCGATCGTCGAGCAGGACATGTATCCCTGCGCGCCGGACACTCCGCTGCCGATCGCCCAGCGCACTCGGGCGTTCTTGAGGTCTTGCGGGGCGTGA
- a CDS encoding helix-turn-helix transcriptional regulator, which translates to MTDRPLWSYKDIAAHIRVQPDTVRSYRKHGLLPQPDHVEGGKPYWYADTVRAWVASRPGNRGRKVD; encoded by the coding sequence ATGACCGACCGACCCCTCTGGTCGTACAAGGACATCGCGGCGCACATCCGTGTGCAGCCCGACACCGTCCGCTCGTACCGCAAACACGGGCTGCTGCCGCAGCCCGACCACGTGGAGGGCGGCAAGCCCTACTGGTACGCCGACACCGTCCGCGCCTGGGTCGCCTCCAGACCGGGCAACCGGGGGCGCAAGGTCGACTGA
- a CDS encoding GNAT family N-acetyltransferase, whose protein sequence is MSFSDKPVLTGERAVLRPFTEADASVMARILADPEVVRLTGSPTEEFGLERLRSWYGSRNDRADRLDLGIVDRASGELVGETVLNEWDEANRSCCFRILIGPGGQNRGLGTEAVRLTVGHAFERLGLHRVSLYVFTHNPRARRAYEKVGFVAEGVERQTLWQGGEWIDAVRMSVLAPEWAAHRGRPDSGRGGRDEQGGRVSSTAR, encoded by the coding sequence ATGAGTTTTTCGGACAAACCCGTACTCACCGGCGAGAGGGCCGTGCTGCGGCCGTTCACCGAGGCCGACGCGTCCGTGATGGCGCGGATCCTGGCCGACCCGGAGGTCGTACGGCTCACCGGCAGTCCGACCGAGGAGTTCGGGCTGGAGCGGCTGCGTTCCTGGTACGGCAGCCGCAACGACCGGGCCGATCGCCTCGACCTCGGCATCGTGGACCGGGCGAGCGGTGAGCTGGTGGGTGAGACAGTCCTGAACGAGTGGGACGAGGCCAACCGCAGCTGCTGCTTCCGGATCCTGATCGGGCCCGGCGGGCAGAACCGGGGGCTGGGCACGGAGGCCGTGCGGCTGACGGTCGGCCATGCCTTCGAGCGGCTCGGACTGCATCGCGTGTCGTTGTACGTCTTCACCCACAACCCCCGGGCCCGGCGCGCCTACGAGAAGGTCGGGTTCGTGGCCGAGGGAGTCGAGCGGCAGACCCTGTGGCAGGGCGGCGAGTGGATCGACGCCGTACGGATGTCGGTGCTCGCGCCGGAGTGGGCCGCCCATCGCGGGAGGCCCGACAGCGGGCGGGGCGGCCGGGACGAGCAGGGTGGGCGGGTCAGCTCCACGGCTCGATGA